caggtgagggaggcacatggagaaggctttgtgctggccctgctgagaggggatcctcagcacaactgtgaagatctgcacatacgacagcacaatgaaaatgaaacacctgaaGACTAAACAAATAGTAACCACAagagccccaagttccctgaggcaggcgtctgagcaggagagcttgaggatctggggaatttcacagaagaactgctccaggacattgccttggcagagtggtatggaaaatgtgttagcaatgTGCAGGAGAGCACAGAGAAAAtcactggtccaggcagctgctgccctcTTGACACAACCCCTGGAGTCCATGAGCATGCCATAGTgtaggggtctgcagatggcaacaaagcggtcataggccatgacagtgagaagagaatactctgctgcgaaaaagaagagaagcagaaagacctgtgcagtacatccccagtaggaaatggccctcgtGTCCCACAGGgtattagccatggatttggggatagtgacagagatggtgccaaggtcaaggagggagaggttgaagaggaagaagtacatgggggtgtggaggtggtggtcgcaggctacggctgtgatgatgaggccattgcccaggagggcagccaggtagatgcccaggaagagccagaagtgcaagagctgcagctgccatgtgtctggaaatgccaggaggaggaactccttcagggagctgctattggacatttgctccctcccagctgagggaaCCTTC
This sequence is a window from Apteryx mantelli isolate bAptMan1 chromosome 24, bAptMan1.hap1, whole genome shotgun sequence. Protein-coding genes within it:
- the LOC136994130 gene encoding olfactory receptor 14A16-like; its protein translation is MSNSSSLKEFLLLAFPDTWQLQLLHFWLFLGIYLAALLGNGLIITAVACDHHLHTPMYFFLFNLSLLDLGTISVTIPKSMANTLWDTRAISYWGCTAQVFLLLFFFAAEYSLLTVMAYDRFVAICRPLHYGMLMDSRGCVKRAAAAWTSDFLCALLHIANTFSIPLCQGNVLEQFFCEIPQILKLSCSDACLRELGALVVTICLVFRCFIFIVLSYVQIFTVVLRIPSQQGQHKAFSMCLPHLAVVSLFISTAIFAYLKPSSLSSPILDLVVAVLYSVVPPTLNPLKYSMRKKELKDVLGKMVQWVKHDMNHS